The following proteins are co-located in the Leptospira selangorensis genome:
- a CDS encoding O-acetylhomoserine aminocarboxypropyltransferase/cysteine synthase family protein, whose translation MARNYKPETIVLHGGQAPDPTTTSRAVPIYQTTSYVFKDTDHAARLFGLQEFGNIYTRIGNPTTDVLEQRVAALEGGVAALATASGQSAETLALLNIVEAGQEIVASSSLYGGTYNLLHYTFPKLGIKVHFVDQSNPENFKKAINDKTRAIFAETLGNPKLDTLDIEAVAKVAHDAGVPLVIDNTLPSPYLIRPIDFGADVVVHSLTKFLGGHGTSIGGIIVDSGKFNWGNGKFKNFTEPDPSYHGLKFWDVFGKFEPFGGVNIAFIIKARVQGLRDLGPAISPFNAFNILQGIETLPLRITQHSQNALKVAEYLSKHPKVSWVNYPGLPSDKNYALAKKYHTRGLFGAIIGFGVKGGIPEAKKLIDGLELFSLLANVGDAKSLAIHPASTTHQQLSPEEQLAAGVTPEFIRLSVGLEHIDDIITDLDEALKKV comes from the coding sequence ATGGCAAGAAACTATAAACCAGAAACAATCGTTCTTCACGGAGGACAGGCCCCGGATCCAACTACCACATCCAGGGCAGTCCCTATCTACCAAACTACGTCCTATGTTTTTAAGGACACAGATCATGCAGCGAGGCTATTCGGTCTCCAGGAATTCGGTAATATTTATACCAGGATCGGTAACCCGACTACTGATGTTTTAGAACAAAGAGTTGCAGCATTAGAAGGCGGAGTAGCAGCTCTTGCGACTGCTTCCGGTCAGTCCGCAGAAACATTAGCACTTTTGAATATAGTAGAAGCTGGACAAGAAATCGTAGCGTCTTCTTCCCTTTATGGTGGGACTTATAACCTTCTTCACTATACTTTCCCTAAACTCGGGATCAAAGTTCATTTTGTGGACCAGTCCAATCCTGAAAATTTCAAAAAAGCGATCAATGATAAGACTAGAGCCATCTTTGCCGAAACCTTAGGAAATCCTAAATTGGATACTTTGGATATCGAAGCGGTTGCAAAAGTTGCTCATGATGCAGGAGTTCCTCTTGTAATCGACAATACCCTACCTTCTCCTTATCTGATCCGTCCTATCGATTTTGGTGCGGACGTGGTAGTTCACTCCTTGACCAAGTTTTTAGGAGGTCACGGAACTTCCATCGGTGGAATCATCGTGGATTCAGGTAAATTCAATTGGGGGAACGGTAAATTTAAGAACTTCACAGAGCCGGATCCAAGTTATCATGGCCTAAAATTCTGGGATGTTTTCGGTAAATTCGAACCGTTTGGCGGAGTAAATATTGCGTTCATCATCAAGGCTCGTGTCCAAGGTTTAAGGGATTTAGGACCTGCAATTTCTCCTTTTAACGCGTTTAATATCCTGCAAGGTATTGAAACTTTGCCTTTGAGAATCACACAACATTCTCAAAATGCTCTGAAAGTTGCGGAATATCTTTCTAAACATCCTAAGGTGTCTTGGGTGAACTACCCTGGTCTTCCTTCCGACAAAAACTATGCTCTGGCTAAAAAATATCATACCAGAGGATTATTCGGAGCGATCATAGGATTCGGAGTGAAAGGTGGAATTCCGGAAGCTAAGAAGTTGATAGATGGCCTGGAATTATTCTCCTTGCTTGCAAACGTAGGAGATGCAAAATCACTTGCTATCCATCCGGCTTCCACTACTCACCAACAGTTGAGTCCGGAAGAACAATTGGCTGCAGGTGTGACTCCGGAGTTTATCAGACTCTCAGTTGGTCTAGAACATATAGACGATATTATTACGGACCTGGACGAAGCACTGAAAAAGGTGTGA
- a CDS encoding AAA family ATPase codes for MKPEDLTSVPPRNSGNILDFTQAKNLLYSELKGLGVKDSELPAFVPDKKDLRIEFPIPGADKSQLLDCIQIVRNHIENLRIHTFEPGYVCLQALNENLFETKNILDNAKFRFYSGRNQSKIEITKKGDFHREEVFSAIDLFKYLRLSKQESVQNPKELLLRLGIDVFDPIEAKKKGDWMTFETIAGYEDVKRQILESIILPLKSPETLEELSKLTRKFPGRTKPRAILLEGEPGVGKTTMAKVISCMTEIPLIYVPVESILSKYYGESAQNMAYVFDVASLFPSCLLFLDEIDSLAGSRDDGLFEATRNILSVLLRKLDGFEGGQKSITLGATNRKQDLDKALVSRFDRSVFFPLPNEKERAAILGNYAKHLQDSERLTISQRLGSHSGRDLRDFCDFVERRWAANLIEKGLKPTPPPYELYLETSSKSGK; via the coding sequence ATGAAACCTGAAGATTTGACCAGTGTGCCCCCTCGAAATTCCGGAAATATTCTGGATTTTACCCAGGCTAAAAACCTGCTTTATTCGGAGCTCAAAGGTCTAGGAGTTAAGGATTCCGAACTTCCTGCATTTGTGCCCGATAAAAAAGATCTTAGGATAGAATTTCCAATCCCAGGCGCAGACAAAAGCCAACTTTTGGACTGTATCCAAATCGTTCGAAATCATATAGAAAATCTAAGGATCCATACGTTCGAACCTGGATATGTTTGTCTCCAAGCATTGAATGAGAATCTATTCGAGACCAAAAACATTTTAGACAATGCAAAGTTCCGTTTCTATTCAGGAAGGAACCAAAGCAAGATAGAGATCACTAAAAAGGGAGATTTCCATAGAGAGGAAGTTTTTTCCGCAATAGACCTATTTAAATATCTCAGACTTTCCAAACAAGAGTCCGTCCAAAATCCAAAGGAACTTCTGCTCAGACTAGGAATCGATGTATTCGATCCGATAGAAGCAAAGAAGAAGGGAGACTGGATGACATTCGAAACCATAGCAGGTTACGAAGACGTCAAAAGACAAATATTAGAATCCATTATACTTCCTTTAAAATCTCCTGAAACTCTAGAAGAACTTTCCAAACTCACTCGAAAGTTCCCGGGTAGAACAAAACCAAGGGCAATTCTTTTAGAAGGAGAACCAGGGGTCGGAAAAACCACCATGGCAAAAGTGATTTCCTGCATGACGGAGATCCCTCTTATCTATGTGCCTGTGGAATCTATTTTAAGTAAATATTATGGGGAAAGCGCTCAGAACATGGCTTATGTCTTCGACGTGGCTTCCCTATTCCCTTCCTGCCTTTTATTTTTGGACGAAATAGATTCTTTGGCTGGATCCAGGGACGACGGTCTATTCGAGGCCACCCGGAACATTCTATCCGTATTATTACGAAAATTGGATGGTTTCGAAGGGGGACAAAAATCAATCACCTTAGGTGCCACAAACAGAAAACAGGACTTGGATAAGGCTTTAGTCTCCAGATTCGACAGATCCGTATTCTTCCCCCTTCCAAACGAAAAAGAAAGAGCTGCGATATTAGGAAATTATGCTAAACATTTACAGGATTCAGAGCGTTTAACAATTTCACAACGATTAGGATCGCATTCTGGACGGGATTTAAGGGATTTCTGCGATTTTGTAGAAAGAAGATGGGCGGCCAATCTGATTGAAAAAGGATTGAAACCGACTCCTCCCCCCTATGAACTGTATCTGGAAACCAGTTCAAAATCCGGAAAATAA
- the metW gene encoding methionine biosynthesis protein MetW: MIDSKILSSTTLRERPDFAYILDTISPGSRVLDLGCGNGDLLYLLKQKGIRGQGIEKDEDAIVECIRKGVYVHHGDIDEGLSHHEDKRFDYVILNQTIQETRHPGDIIKECLRIAKRVIIVFPNFGYWEVRFRILFQGKTPVTDLLPYRWFNTPNLHFLSVLDFQEFCDIRGFTVEDRAFFTDLKQVKFSPNFFAKLALFQIR, translated from the coding sequence ATGATAGATTCTAAGATCTTAAGTAGTACTACTTTGAGAGAAAGACCGGACTTCGCTTATATTCTGGATACGATCTCACCAGGCTCTAGAGTTTTGGACCTTGGTTGCGGTAACGGAGACCTTCTCTATCTTCTAAAACAAAAAGGGATTAGAGGACAAGGCATCGAGAAGGACGAAGATGCTATTGTTGAATGTATCCGCAAAGGTGTATACGTTCACCATGGGGATATCGACGAAGGTTTAAGCCATCACGAAGATAAACGTTTTGATTATGTGATCTTAAACCAGACCATCCAAGAGACTAGACATCCGGGAGATATTATTAAGGAATGTTTAAGGATCGCGAAACGAGTGATCATCGTTTTTCCGAATTTTGGATATTGGGAAGTTCGTTTTAGGATTTTATTCCAGGGAAAAACTCCTGTTACGGATCTTCTTCCTTATCGTTGGTTCAATACACCCAATCTACACTTTTTATCCGTTTTAGATTTCCAAGAGTTCTGCGATATTCGAGGTTTCACTGTCGAAGATAGAGCATTCTTCACTGATCTGAAACAGGTGAAATTCAGTCCTAACTTTTTTGCAAAGTTGGCTTTATTTCAGATTCGTTAA
- the fliN gene encoding flagellar motor switch protein FliN, whose translation MGEGSLSQDDIDALLTGSSPGGGGGGSADFNLSGELDSLLGDSGGGAGSSTSPASGGAPSFADIAAALGPSSTPAPPKASARSSSVSSNTANLNLLLDVNVALTVELGRTNMYIKDVLGLNEGAVVELDNAVGEDLDILANGKLVGKGKLVLLDDYYGIRITEIVDPSRRML comes from the coding sequence ATGGGTGAAGGCTCCCTTTCACAAGACGATATAGACGCATTACTAACCGGGTCCAGTCCGGGAGGTGGGGGCGGTGGCTCGGCTGATTTTAATCTGAGCGGAGAATTGGATTCACTATTAGGAGATTCCGGCGGTGGAGCAGGCTCTTCTACTTCTCCGGCATCTGGAGGCGCCCCATCTTTCGCGGATATTGCCGCGGCTTTGGGACCTTCTTCTACCCCAGCTCCTCCGAAAGCAAGTGCTCGCTCTAGTTCTGTTTCTTCCAATACTGCAAATTTAAATCTATTATTAGATGTAAATGTGGCTCTTACTGTGGAATTAGGTAGGACCAATATGTACATTAAAGATGTCCTAGGTCTGAATGAAGGTGCAGTTGTAGAATTAGACAATGCAGTCGGCGAAGACTTAGATATTTTAGCAAACGGCAAACTGGTTGGAAAAGGAAAACTGGTTTTATTGGATGATTATTACGGGATTCGAATTACCGAGATAGTAGATCCATCTAGAAGAATGCTCTAA
- a CDS encoding D-alanine--D-alanine ligase: MKIAVLFGGTSTEHEISLRTGTFISKTLSSMGHSVKPILISRDGRWVIPKEYRPEFPEGNSKNPEEYLKEFEELHSTNAGIFSSLDCDVAFLGLHGTSGEDGSVQGFLKVLGIPFTGSDVKASALAMDKIRANRLFQLAGMSVAPFWELRKKEYSENPTSVENSGLEYPLFLKPVEGGSSFHTFRIEGPEDLRKRLPEFFDAEEHAILQKFLKGTEVSCGVWEKKEGSKRILEALPPTEIIPGGEFFDVESKYKPGLSQEITPARLPEKIISKIQEQSILAHKTLGCEGYSRTDFIIVGETPFVLETNTLPGMTETSLIPQQAKAAGIPIQTLYQSLIDQALERAGKVPVG; encoded by the coding sequence TTGAAAATTGCAGTTTTATTCGGCGGAACTTCCACAGAACACGAAATTTCCCTGCGCACAGGCACTTTCATAAGTAAAACTTTGTCTTCCATGGGACATTCGGTCAAACCCATTCTCATTTCCAGAGATGGTAGATGGGTCATCCCTAAAGAGTATCGACCCGAGTTTCCGGAAGGAAATTCCAAAAATCCTGAAGAGTATCTAAAAGAATTCGAGGAACTGCATTCTACTAACGCTGGAATATTCTCTTCTTTAGATTGTGATGTTGCATTTTTAGGATTACATGGAACTAGCGGAGAAGACGGTTCCGTCCAAGGATTTTTAAAAGTTCTAGGAATCCCATTCACAGGATCAGATGTAAAAGCATCTGCACTTGCAATGGATAAGATCAGAGCAAACCGGTTATTCCAACTTGCCGGAATGTCTGTAGCTCCATTTTGGGAATTGAGAAAAAAAGAATATTCTGAAAATCCGACTTCGGTCGAAAATTCAGGTTTAGAATATCCGCTTTTTCTAAAACCTGTGGAAGGCGGTTCCAGTTTTCATACATTTAGGATAGAAGGACCCGAAGATCTTCGTAAAAGATTACCTGAATTTTTCGATGCGGAAGAACATGCGATCTTACAAAAATTCTTAAAAGGAACGGAAGTTTCCTGCGGAGTTTGGGAAAAGAAAGAAGGTTCTAAAAGAATATTAGAAGCGCTTCCTCCAACTGAGATCATTCCAGGTGGAGAATTTTTCGATGTAGAATCCAAATACAAACCCGGACTTTCCCAAGAGATCACTCCGGCTCGTTTACCTGAAAAGATCATTTCTAAGATCCAAGAACAATCCATTCTCGCTCATAAAACACTTGGATGTGAAGGATATTCTAGAACTGATTTTATAATCGTAGGAGAAACTCCATTCGTTCTGGAAACAAATACGTTACCCGGAATGACAGAGACAAGTCTTATCCCTCAACAAGCAAAAGCAGCTGGGATTCCGATCCAAACATTATACCAGTCTTTGATCGACCAGGCTTTAGAAAGAGCAGGGAAGGTGCCCGTAGGTTAA
- a CDS encoding MlaE family ABC transporter permease, whose translation MLDTFKEKANDTLYAAGYTIVLIAETFLNLRFTVEKRKEILDQMFIAGVGSLFVVSVVAVFTGMLLTLNTGLGLKDFGAEGQIGLLLTITLTREMSPFMTALILAASIGSAIAAEIGTMKVSEEIDALEVMSIDPVRFLVFPRVLGFSLMVPVLCVYSSILGILGGAIVGHFQLGIEYIVYFQDVNERITSIPGLKDLYTGLFKGYVFGLIISAISCSHGLRTSGGAIGVGRATRESVVTSFLMVIFFGYVITAIFYRQ comes from the coding sequence ATGTTGGATACCTTTAAAGAAAAAGCGAACGATACTCTTTATGCCGCAGGTTACACGATCGTTCTGATCGCGGAAACTTTTTTAAACCTAAGATTTACCGTCGAAAAACGGAAAGAAATTTTAGACCAAATGTTTATCGCAGGTGTTGGAAGTTTATTCGTAGTTTCTGTAGTAGCTGTTTTTACAGGGATGCTTCTTACATTAAACACAGGACTTGGCCTAAAAGATTTCGGAGCGGAAGGCCAGATCGGACTTCTTCTTACAATCACTCTCACTCGAGAAATGTCCCCTTTTATGACTGCATTGATCTTAGCTGCTTCCATAGGTTCGGCTATCGCTGCTGAAATCGGAACCATGAAAGTTTCGGAAGAAATTGACGCTCTGGAAGTGATGTCGATTGACCCGGTTCGATTTCTGGTATTTCCGAGAGTATTAGGTTTTTCTTTAATGGTTCCGGTCCTCTGCGTATATTCCAGCATCTTAGGAATTTTAGGCGGCGCAATCGTAGGTCATTTCCAATTGGGAATCGAATATATTGTGTATTTCCAAGACGTGAATGAAAGGATCACTTCAATTCCCGGTCTAAAAGATCTTTACACCGGTTTATTCAAAGGTTACGTATTCGGCCTGATCATTTCGGCAATTTCTTGTTCTCATGGTTTGAGGACTTCAGGTGGAGCGATCGGAGTCGGTAGAGCCACCCGAGAATCAGTGGTAACTTCTTTCTTGATGGTTATCTTTTTTGGTTATGTGATCACAGCGATCTTTTACAGGCAATAA
- the metX gene encoding homoserine O-acetyltransferase MetX translates to MGSNQSIGIVEPKTAVLGDLRLDNGSILSPTVVAYETYGTLSPNKDNAILICHALSGDAHAAGFHSESEKRPGWWDEYIGPGKAFDTNQYFVISSNVIGGCKGSSGPMSINPVSGKPYGSSFPFVSIKDMVAAQKLLVESFGIQRLLCVAGGSMGGMQALQWSISYPDVLENCIILASSAEHSAMQIAFNEVGRQAILSDPNWNNGLYEDSATPRKGLALARMMGHITYLSDHKMREKFGRKPPIGNLLNSDFAVGSYLIYQGESFVDRFDANSYIYVTKALDHFSLGKGQELTKALSPAQCRFLVVSYSSDWLYPPSQSREIVKSLEASDKRVFYVELTTNEGHDSFLLPNQRQEDVIRGFLNMPVNE, encoded by the coding sequence ATGGGATCGAATCAATCCATCGGCATAGTCGAACCAAAAACCGCAGTGCTGGGAGATCTACGCCTGGACAACGGTTCCATTCTTTCCCCCACCGTAGTTGCTTATGAAACCTACGGAACACTTTCTCCAAATAAGGACAATGCAATACTAATCTGCCATGCACTTTCGGGCGACGCTCATGCTGCGGGTTTTCATTCCGAATCAGAAAAACGTCCAGGTTGGTGGGATGAATATATCGGCCCGGGCAAAGCATTTGATACAAATCAATATTTCGTAATATCATCTAATGTGATCGGCGGATGTAAGGGTTCTTCCGGGCCTATGAGTATCAATCCTGTTAGCGGAAAACCTTATGGTTCCAGCTTTCCTTTCGTTTCCATCAAGGATATGGTAGCTGCTCAAAAACTTTTGGTAGAATCTTTCGGTATCCAAAGATTACTCTGTGTAGCCGGCGGTTCTATGGGTGGAATGCAGGCTTTACAATGGAGCATTTCTTATCCGGATGTTTTAGAAAATTGTATAATTCTCGCCTCTTCTGCAGAACATTCCGCAATGCAGATCGCTTTTAATGAAGTGGGAAGGCAGGCAATTCTTTCCGATCCGAATTGGAATAATGGACTGTACGAAGACAGTGCAACTCCTAGAAAAGGTCTTGCTTTAGCAAGGATGATGGGCCATATCACTTATCTTTCTGATCATAAGATGAGAGAAAAATTCGGCAGGAAACCGCCTATTGGAAACCTACTAAATTCTGATTTCGCGGTCGGAAGTTATCTAATCTATCAGGGAGAAAGTTTCGTAGATCGTTTTGATGCGAATTCTTATATCTATGTGACAAAGGCTTTGGATCATTTTAGCTTGGGAAAAGGCCAGGAACTTACTAAGGCACTTAGTCCTGCTCAATGTAGATTTTTAGTGGTTTCCTATAGTTCTGATTGGCTCTACCCTCCTTCTCAATCTAGAGAAATTGTAAAAAGTTTAGAAGCCTCCGACAAAAGAGTCTTTTATGTAGAGCTAACTACGAATGAAGGTCATGATAGTTTTCTTCTTCCGAACCAAAGGCAAGAGGATGTGATCCGAGGTTTTCTAAATATGCCGGTGAATGAATGA
- the impL63 gene encoding cytoplasmic membrane protein ImpL63: MPPGRQFMQPPDPFTFDAGVNKFNNDYYLYLAPTLNLNFGGEFGLSLTAPMNFLAYDQDPKDPTLKVGSIRKIDYDQKSDYLRLINNIWYGTYGLYKPGETTFSFYAGKLFDGYIGHGTIVNRYVNNQRIDIYNVGLMADFNNDYGGVQVFTNSVYTHEIGAARGYVRPFAIAFKLFDLFTGRSQLFGMLQLGQGNVADEAGRKKVYEEAGVDPEDREKYRALVEDQKTHQMKEEMIPIEKKPESRKEKLKEFFNQDNFANRFSIGYTTAFDTKAPTQLSFDTTGRLRLDSNNNPLVEQSEKLVIQGMDAEYKLISSKYVEITPYYDVNTIKILNSKGTHTGAMFRFGGKDIYAKIKPEYRNMDANYIPMYFDSFYELERYQANVNSQLPMTKLEAAKLMDPDAARLKGYFTSVVLSFYRISLEANYENYSGPNNSRIFVGLYFPIGSLFMISGYYTRKNFDQNKDAFKVDDNSVGAIEAALNLGFISIRVQDIRRWVYDSTSNSFVAQDEQKVLFSNSLSF; this comes from the coding sequence ATGCCTCCGGGAAGACAGTTCATGCAGCCTCCTGATCCATTCACATTCGATGCAGGGGTGAACAAGTTTAATAACGACTATTATCTATATCTTGCTCCTACCTTAAATTTGAATTTCGGTGGAGAATTCGGATTATCTCTTACGGCTCCGATGAACTTTCTCGCCTATGACCAGGATCCAAAGGACCCAACCTTAAAGGTAGGAAGTATCCGTAAAATCGACTATGACCAGAAAAGCGATTATCTCAGGCTCATTAATAATATTTGGTACGGGACCTACGGACTTTATAAACCTGGGGAGACAACCTTCTCCTTTTATGCCGGAAAACTTTTTGATGGATATATAGGTCATGGAACAATCGTAAACCGTTATGTGAACAACCAAAGGATAGACATTTATAATGTGGGTCTTATGGCTGATTTTAATAATGATTATGGAGGAGTGCAGGTATTCACAAACTCGGTTTATACACATGAGATTGGTGCTGCTCGAGGATATGTCCGTCCATTTGCAATCGCATTCAAATTATTTGATCTATTTACCGGCAGATCCCAGTTATTCGGGATGTTGCAGCTTGGACAAGGAAACGTAGCAGACGAAGCCGGTAGAAAAAAAGTTTATGAAGAAGCTGGAGTAGATCCGGAAGACAGAGAGAAATACAGGGCTTTGGTGGAAGATCAAAAGACTCACCAAATGAAAGAAGAAATGATCCCGATCGAGAAAAAACCCGAATCTCGTAAGGAAAAGTTAAAAGAGTTCTTCAATCAGGATAATTTCGCAAATAGATTCTCTATCGGATATACGACTGCTTTCGATACAAAAGCACCAACACAACTTTCATTTGATACAACTGGTCGTTTACGTTTGGATTCTAATAATAATCCACTCGTAGAACAGTCTGAAAAATTAGTCATCCAAGGTATGGATGCCGAATACAAACTGATTAGCTCAAAGTATGTGGAGATCACTCCATACTACGATGTAAACACGATCAAAATATTGAATTCTAAAGGAACTCATACGGGCGCAATGTTCCGCTTCGGTGGAAAAGATATCTACGCAAAGATTAAACCTGAATATAGGAATATGGATGCGAACTATATTCCTATGTATTTCGATAGCTTTTATGAATTAGAAAGATATCAGGCTAATGTGAACTCCCAGCTTCCAATGACGAAATTGGAAGCTGCTAAACTAATGGATCCGGATGCTGCAAGACTGAAAGGTTATTTCACTTCAGTCGTATTAAGTTTTTACAGGATTTCCCTGGAAGCTAACTATGAAAATTATTCCGGACCGAATAATTCTAGGATATTCGTAGGTTTATATTTCCCGATCGGTTCATTATTCATGATCTCCGGTTATTATACGCGTAAAAACTTTGATCAAAATAAAGACGCATTCAAGGTAGATGATAATTCAGTAGGAGCAATTGAAGCTGCTCTTAATCTGGGATTCATTTCGATCAGAGTCCAGGATATTCGTAGATGGGTGTACGATAGCACCTCGAATAGTTTCGTGGCGCAGGACGAGCAGAAGGTCCTATTTTCTAACTCTTTGTCCTTCTAA
- the fcpB gene encoding flagellar-coiling protein FcpB, producing MKRKIAFCLAIFSIAGILNAQDNQAQKKEDGQVGAAILDTEKGLDQRASALNERLKRHTVLMKMKVRILPFRTVLFKGKANNDECVPANSNAQEDAANNCIRVEVYDFIKDEERGQGKIVQGGLSKYMEIYFEGPNTNDPDPRMEPPRKISKIISKVYKNNFLIEDKSVSEIIDRAPNDQPGHNDKIELFYQKNGYPEGGRPETPSEKGVGKYVLANVENTKTHPIRNSFKKTFYIKHLDSFDRLFTKIFDYNDQLGNENYKENVNTLKESLKY from the coding sequence ATGAAACGCAAAATCGCATTTTGCCTGGCAATTTTTTCAATCGCAGGCATACTCAACGCTCAAGACAACCAAGCCCAAAAGAAGGAAGACGGCCAAGTAGGTGCTGCCATTTTGGATACTGAAAAAGGTCTGGATCAAAGAGCATCCGCTCTAAACGAAAGACTGAAACGTCATACCGTACTCATGAAAATGAAAGTGCGTATTCTTCCATTCCGCACTGTTCTTTTCAAAGGAAAAGCAAACAACGACGAATGTGTGCCTGCTAATAGCAACGCACAAGAAGATGCAGCAAACAACTGTATCCGCGTAGAAGTTTACGATTTCATTAAGGACGAGGAAAGAGGACAAGGTAAGATCGTTCAAGGTGGACTTTCCAAATATATGGAAATCTACTTCGAAGGACCGAACACTAATGATCCCGATCCTAGAATGGAACCTCCTCGTAAAATTAGCAAAATTATAAGCAAAGTTTATAAAAACAACTTCCTAATCGAAGATAAATCGGTTTCCGAGATCATCGACAGGGCTCCAAATGATCAACCAGGACATAACGATAAGATCGAACTATTCTATCAAAAGAACGGTTATCCTGAAGGTGGTCGCCCTGAAACTCCTAGTGAAAAAGGTGTTGGTAAATATGTTCTTGCTAACGTAGAGAACACTAAGACCCACCCTATCCGTAACTCTTTCAAAAAGACTTTCTACATTAAACATTTGGATTCATTCGACAGATTGTTTACCAAAATTTTCGATTATAATGACCAATTGGGTAATGAGAACTACAAAGAGAACGTAAACACGCTCAAGGAATCCCTGAAATACTAA
- a CDS encoding RsmE family RNA methyltransferase produces MNYLILDPSQKTNSGEFKIINPDRIIHILKVLQKKEGNKIKAGLLNESLGFFKIINISSREILGSYTPIIKPKRRSPGIHLIVSVQRPPTVEKILELAGVWGVQSLEFRLATLSRTEYLTSPVWKEENIKEKLILGMEQGGNVFLPKLELGFVPPGQKTSFEKKGSISEIVSSSRKFFYLDKKGKFIQESLPLEEKEYSILVGPEPGWTKKELEVFRKSNISGVRLSSSVLRSEQAVSFFLSQWENSLPRVRRTKS; encoded by the coding sequence ATGAATTATCTAATATTGGATCCCTCTCAGAAAACAAATTCTGGGGAATTCAAGATCATCAATCCGGATCGGATCATTCATATTCTAAAAGTTTTACAAAAAAAAGAAGGAAATAAGATCAAAGCAGGTCTCCTAAATGAGAGTTTAGGATTTTTTAAAATTATAAATATATCTTCTCGGGAAATTTTAGGATCATATACTCCCATTATTAAACCTAAAAGAAGAAGTCCCGGTATTCATCTAATCGTTTCCGTCCAAAGACCCCCCACTGTGGAAAAGATCTTAGAACTTGCGGGTGTCTGGGGTGTACAATCCTTGGAATTCAGACTTGCTACACTTTCTAGAACCGAATACCTCACCTCCCCCGTATGGAAAGAAGAGAATATAAAAGAAAAACTGATCCTTGGAATGGAACAAGGTGGTAATGTTTTTCTACCTAAATTAGAACTTGGATTTGTTCCACCAGGCCAAAAAACAAGTTTCGAGAAGAAGGGATCGATCTCGGAAATAGTATCTTCTTCCCGTAAATTTTTCTACTTGGATAAAAAAGGAAAATTTATCCAAGAAAGTCTTCCTTTGGAGGAAAAAGAATATTCTATATTGGTAGGCCCCGAACCTGGCTGGACAAAAAAAGAATTGGAAGTGTTCAGAAAATCGAATATTTCAGGAGTCAGGCTTTCTTCTTCCGTTTTGAGATCGGAACAAGCTGTGTCCTTCTTCCTTTCCCAATGGGAAAACTCCTTGCCTCGTGTTAGAAGGACAAAGAGTTAG